DNA sequence from the Thermoanaerobaculia bacterium genome:
AATCGAGGACCTTGACCCGGTCGTTCCCGCCGAGCTTGATGTTGGCGGGCTTCAGATCCCGGTGGACGATGCCTCGCTCGTGCGCGGCTTCGAGGGCCTCCGCGATCTGGAGCGCGATGGAGCGCGCTTCGTCGAAGGGGATCGGCCCGTCCTCGATCCGGTCCTGGAGCGTGGGTCCCTCGACGAGCTCGAGGACGAGTGCCTTGACGGCGGTGGAGTCCTCGAGTCCGTAGATCGCGGCGATGTTCGGATGGTTGACGGAGGCGAGGACGCGCGCCTCGCGCTCGAATCGCGCGAGCCGGTCCGGATCCCGGGAGACCGACTCCGGAAGCACCTTGATCGCGACGTCGCGCCCGAGCCGCGCGTCCCTGGCGCGATACACCTCGCCCATCCCGCCCGCGCCGATGGGCGAGACGATCTCGTAGGGACCGAGCCTGGTGCCGGAAGAGAGTGTCATGGGACGGCCCGGATCATAGCGCGGGGGGAGGGCGTGCGCGGTCCCGGCGCTCGAGGCGAGCCGCGTCGATCCGATGACGGCGCTCCGGTACGAGCCGGGGAGTCGCCGGCGCGCCGGCGACCCGGTCAGTACCTTCCGATCTTGTTCGAGAGCCGGAAGCTCAACCAGAAGCTCGTCCCGTCGCTGCACGAGGAGTTCGGATTGGCCATGCCGATCGGAAACGATCCGATCGCCGAAAGATCGGTCGCCTTGAAGAGGGACACGGTCGACGCTCCGAAGTTCGGCACCAGGATCCGCTGGCCGTCGAAAGCCGGCCCTCCGGGCTCGTTCAAGCCGTTCCGGTTGCCGTTGCCGGTCGAGAAGGTCTTGAGCACGGCGCCGTCGGACGCGCGGACCACCGTCAGCGAGTTGCCGCCGAAATTCGGGACCCAGATGTTGTGCCCGTCGAAGACCGGGATCGCGGGCGTCATGCCCACGTTCACGCTCAGCGCGATCGTACCGTCCGAGTTGAGCTTCTTGAGCTTGTTGTCTCCCTGGTCGGTCACCCAGATGTTCGAGCCGTCGAACAGGATCCCGGCGGGCTGGGAGAAGCCAATCGTCGCGGTGGAAAAGGTCCAGGTCCCCGGGGTGATCTTCGCGACCGAGCCGTCGAAGTTCGCCGCCCAGATGAAGTTCCCGTCGAAAGCGAGCCCGACGTCGTTTCCGAGAGTGCTGATGCGTGTGGTGACGGTCGTGCCCGGCTGGGTGGGGTCGATCTCGTAGAGGCTCCCATTCGGCATCGTGTTGCCGGCGACGAAGACCCGTCCCATCGCGATCAGGATGGAGATCGCGTGGGTCGCTCCCGTCCAGGTGTCGAGGACCTTTCCGTCGCTCGCCCGTACCCGGGTGACGGAGGCGTCGGCGTTGTTGGCGGTCCAGAGATCGACGCCGTCGCTCTCGACGGTCTGCGGCGTGTTGCCCACCGTGGTGAGGCCGAGGCCCTGGTCGTAGTGGGGCGTCGAGTTCCACCACTCCCGGAGAGCCGCCCGGCGGCTCCCTCGCGCGAGCGACTGGTCGAGCGTTCGCGTGACGAATGCCGTCATCTGTTCGCGCGTGACCGTCGCCGAGGGCGCGAACGTCGTCGCCGACGTTCCATTGGTGAGGCCGGAGTAGTACGCCTCGGCAATCTCGGCGCAGAACGTCGTGCCGTCCAGATCGGTGAATGGCAGCCCGAAGCTCGCGCAGCTCGCGATAACCCGAAAGCCGGCTCCGACGAAGAAGATCGCGGCCCATGCCGCGGCCATGCCGCGCAAAAAACGACGTGTCGCCATTGTTCGCCTCCTGAGCGAATTTTAGCCCTCGTCAGCGCGTTGGCCGGAATCGGGGGCGCGCGGGCGTGGACCTTCCTTCGGAACGATGGCGCGGCCATTCCCTTCGGGCAAGGGTCCGCGTCCCTTCCCGGCGTCGATTCGAGAATCGTGTACCGCCGAGCGTCCGGATCCTTCCCGGAAACGTCGGGGCGCAATCGGTTGAAACCCGATGGGTTCCTTCCGACGAGTATGCTTCGAAGGCAGGATGCACCGTCGAACTTTGCTCAAGGGCCTCGCGCTGGGCACCCTGCAGTGGGTCGTCGGCCCGAAGCTGAGGGCCAGCGCGAGAGAGAAGAAAGCGCTCCTGCGCCGCGTCCGGCCGGGGGACCCGCGATGGCCGTCGCCGGCGAAGTGGGAAAAGCTGAAGGCCGAGGTCGGCGGGAATCTCGTCGAGGTGAAGCCGCCGTTCGCCGCGTGCGCGAAAGAGCCGCAGGGCGCGGCGTGCGGCGAGGCGATGAAGAACATCCAGAATCCCTTCTTCATCGGGGACCAGCCGGGGGGAACGCAGGTTTCCGGCTGGCTCGACGCGTGGACGCCGCAGCCCTCCGCGTACGCCGTCGCCGCGCACGAGGCCCGGCACGTCGCGGCCGCGGTCGACTTCGCGCGCGAGAACGATCTGCGGCTCGTCGTCAAGGGAGGCGGGCACAGCTATCTCGGGACGTCGAACGCTCCCGACTCGCTCCTCGTCTGGACGCGGCAGATGAACGCGGTCACGCTTCACGACGCGTTCGTTCCGACGAATTGCGAGGGAAGGATCGCCCCCGTTCCCGCGGTTTCCGCGGGCTCGGGCGCCATGTGGATCGATCTCTACGACGCGGTGACGACGAAGGCGGGCCGCTACGTGCAGGGTGGCGGATGCACGACGGTCGGCGTGGCCGGTCTCGTCCAGAGCGGCGGGTTCGGCTCCTGCTCGAAGGGCTTCGGGACGGCGGCGTCCTGGCTCCTCGAAGCGGAGATCGTCACCGCCGACGGAAAGGTCCGCCTCGCCAACGCCGGCACGAACCCGGATCTCTTCTGGGCGTTGAAGGGGGGCGGGGGCGGAAGCTGGGGCGTCGTGACGCGCGTGACGCTCCGGACCCACGACCTTCCCCGGGACTTCGGCTACGCCGGGGGAAAGATCAAGGCGAAATCCGACGCCGCGTTCCGCGCGCTGATCGCCCGGTTCGTCGCCTTCTATCGAGAGAGCCTGTTCAACCCGCACTGGGGAGAGCAGGCGAAGGTCGGTTCCGACAACGTGCTCGACATCTCGATGGTCA
Encoded proteins:
- a CDS encoding S-layer homology domain-containing protein, whose translation is MAAAWAAIFFVGAGFRVIASCASFGLPFTDLDGTTFCAEIAEAYYSGLTNGTSATTFAPSATVTREQMTAFVTRTLDQSLARGSRRAALREWWNSTPHYDQGLGLTTVGNTPQTVESDGVDLWTANNADASVTRVRASDGKVLDTWTGATHAISILIAMGRVFVAGNTMPNGSLYEIDPTQPGTTVTTRISTLGNDVGLAFDGNFIWAANFDGSVAKITPGTWTFSTATIGFSQPAGILFDGSNIWVTDQGDNKLKKLNSDGTIALSVNVGMTPAIPVFDGHNIWVPNFGGNSLTVVRASDGAVLKTFSTGNGNRNGLNEPGGPAFDGQRILVPNFGASTVSLFKATDLSAIGSFPIGMANPNSSCSDGTSFWLSFRLSNKIGRY
- a CDS encoding FAD-binding oxidoreductase; translated protein: MHRRTLLKGLALGTLQWVVGPKLRASAREKKALLRRVRPGDPRWPSPAKWEKLKAEVGGNLVEVKPPFAACAKEPQGAACGEAMKNIQNPFFIGDQPGGTQVSGWLDAWTPQPSAYAVAAHEARHVAAAVDFARENDLRLVVKGGGHSYLGTSNAPDSLLVWTRQMNAVTLHDAFVPTNCEGRIAPVPAVSAGSGAMWIDLYDAVTTKAGRYVQGGGCTTVGVAGLVQSGGFGSCSKGFGTAASWLLEAEIVTADGKVRLANAGTNPDLFWALKGGGGGSWGVVTRVTLRTHDLPRDFGYAGGKIKAKSDAAFRALIARFVAFYRESLFNPHWGEQAKVGSDNVLDISMVSQGIDDAAAKALWQPFISWAKGSSDYTVDDLGAGSIESRHWWDVVARRKRGSTSMIPDARPGAPEAHAFWRGDQEQVGAFIHGYESMWLPQGLLAPGRQAELVDALFAASRHKEVGLHFNKGLAGAPAEALAAAKDTATNPAVLDAFALVIIADGEGPAYPGLARPAMDVDAARKDAGEIDRATAELAKIVPNAGSYVSESNFFNRSWPQAYWGTNHPKLQAVKKKYDPDGLFFVHHGVGSEEWSADGFERTAKG